The nucleotide window AGGCGCTGCTGCGCGGGGCGGCCGGTCAGGAGGAGTTGTCCGACAGTCTGCTGCAGGAGGCCTCCCGGCTGACCCGGCTCGAGGCCGACCTGCGGACGTTGTCCCGGCTGGGGGCCGGGACCGTGCTGCGGCCGGCCGAGATCGACCTGGTCGCGCTCTGCCGGGAGGAGATCAACCGGCTGTGGAGCCTGGCCCCGCAGCTGGACGTCGTGCTACGTGCCCCCGCACTGAGCTGGAACGTCGTGGCCGACGACAGCGCCGTCCGGGAGATCGTGGCCAACCTGCTCGACAACGCCCGCCGGCACGCCCACGCGCGGATCGACGTGGCGATCCAGCCCGGCCGGGCCTGCGTGGACGTACGGGTCGCCGACGACGGGCCGGGCGTACCGGAAGGCATGCAGGACCGCATCTTCGAGCGCTTCGTCAGCCTGGACGGCGAAGGCGGCAGCGGCCTGGGCCTGCCGATCGGGCGCGACCTGGCCCACGTCCTGGGCGGGAAGCTGGTCCACCGCGACGGCGCCTTCGTGCTCTGCCTGCCAGTGAGTGTAGAAAACATCTAGTTCTTCAGGTCATCTTCAGGAACGGCTGGGACTGTGAGCACATGGTGACCGACGGGGCGGGGCTGGTGGCGGTGATCTGCGAGAGTCAACCGGCGGTGGCCGCGGCGATGGTGCACACCCTCGCCGACCTGTACGGGCTGCGGATCGCCGCGACCGTACGCACCGGCACCCAGGTGCTGGCCGCCGCCGCGGCCGCCCGGCCCGACCTGGCCGTGGTCGACCTGGCCTCGGCCGCAACGTACGGGCTGCGGATCGTCGGCGAGCTGCACCAGATCGTCCCCGACTGCGCCGTCATCCTGGCCGCGCCACCGGAATTCGGCGGCCTGCGGCTGGACGCCGTCGCCGCCGGCGCCATCACCCTGGTGGTCACCAGCGACCTGCGGCCGTTGCAGTGCGGCATCGAGCGACTCATCCACACCCACGGCGAGAACTGCCCCAGCTGCGCCGCCCGCGAACGCGAGACCTACTTCCGCAACGCCTAGGCCGGCGCGCTCTTGCCGGACGAGGAGCTGCTGGCAGGTGCCGGGGGAGGGTGGCGGCGGGCGGTCACCCGACCTACCGGCCAACCTGGTCAACCTGCGAGTACGTCCCTGACCCAGGCGTGCACGGTCGTGCAGGGGCCGGCGTCGACAGGACGACGGTGTCAGCGGGACTGGTAGACCTCGCGCCGGTGCCCGAGCCGCAGGACGAGGACCAGCAGCTGGTCGTCCTCGATCTCGTACACGATCCGGTAGTCGCCGGTGCGGACCCGCCACTCTCCTGCGCCCCCGACGAGCTGCGTCGCAGAGGGTGGCCGGGGTTGCTCGGCAAGAAGTTCGAGAGCGGCCTGAATGCGGCGCCGCGCCGCAGCGTCGAGCGTGCGCAGCTGCCGCGTCGCCATCGGCGACAGGGTGACGAGGTAGGTCATGCCAGCCCGAGGTCTGCCTTGACCTGCTCCCAGGGGATCGGCGACTCGCCCGTCGCTCGCATCTCTGCACGTGCCGCCTCAGCGGCCCGGATGTCGGCCATGTCCTCAGCGAGTTCGAGGAGGCGCTCGAGGTCCTCGGCATCGATGACCGCGGCCACCCGCTTGCCCCGCCGAGCCAGGTAGACCGGGGCGTGCTCGGCGCGTGCACGGTCGATGATCGCCGCCAGCTGCTGACGGGCGTCGGAGACGGCGAGATCTGGCACCGAGGAGTTCACGTACAAAATGTACTTCAGCCTACCGAGTTGTACCAGTCAGGCTGGCGGTACACGTCAGCGCGCTCGAGCTGTGGGTAGTCCCGTGCTGCCCATGATCGGCTGTGTCGCCCGCGCGCCCGGGCTGAGCGCGCGGCTCCCCACAGCCGATCAACGGCGCCCGGCACACAAGATCAGCTGTGGGGCTCTGCCGCCGAAGCTGAGCTTGCCCAGCGCCACAGCCGATCAGCGGCTTCGGCCCGTCCGCGGCTCGTGCGCCCTCGTCCGCAGCAGGTCGGTCAACCTCGTCATGCCGGACAGTGCACGGTGACGCTATGTGGTGGCCGGGCGACTGCCGCCGTGCGCTGCCGCCAGCGGGCTGTGTGCTGCTGGTCAGGCTGAGGCGAGTTTCTTCACAACGTACTGGTTGAGGCTCATGCTTTCCTCTGCCGCGTGCATGGCGAGGTTACGGTGGAGGTGCTCTCCGATGCGGACGTTGAAGGTTCCGGAGAACTTGCGCTCGGCCAGCGGCACAGGCGCCTTCTCGCCGTTGTTGTGCATGTCTTCGACGACTTCTGTGATCAGGCACTCCAGGCCGTCCATCGCCTCGGCGCGGGAACTGTCGAGCCAGGACAGGGACGGGAACTCCAGGCAGGTGGCGAGGTACTCGCCGTCTTCTGCCGACCACGTCACGCGGTAGGTGTAGTGCCGCGCGTCGATCGGGTTCTGGGTTTCGGTCACTTCGCGTCCTTCTTGTCGATCGCGGCGAGAACCTGGCGGACCTGGTAGGTCTTCGCCTTGCCCCTGTCGTTTTGGATGTTCACGCGCGGGTCGCCTGCCCATGGCGTCTTGAACACGGCGTGGGACGACCGGCTCTGCCGGGGTGGCCCGAAGTGGTGCTCGCACACTTTGAGGAGATCGATGTAGGGCACATTCCGAGGGTTGCTCCTCATCGCCGTCACGATCTTCGGTACCGACGCCATCCCACGCTATGGTACTACGGGCGGTACCACGACGGCAAGTGCTAACGGGCCTTACCTGCCCGCCAGCGCGGGCGTTGTGATGCTCGGACGGGGTCTCCTTGGCGGAGTGCGTCCTCGCCAGCCTCATGGTGAGGTCGGCTTCGCTCATGCCGTTCTGCAGGTGGCGGCGAGGATGCGACGGACGAGTTGCCGGCTTCCATCAACACGGTCCGGTAGGCCAGCTCGCGCCACTGCTCGTCGGCGAAGTCGTACAGGTGGCGCGCGGAGGCGTCCAGGTGGTGGGGAAGCCGGTGGCGGCCGGTCAGCGGCCCACGCAGCTCGTCCAGGTCGTCGGCCACGACGACGGTGCGCAGCGCGGGGCCCGGGGACCGCGGCGCAAGACGCCGACCGCCGCGGACACCCGCCTGGGCGGATAATTGCACAACCGCACCGAAGAACATACTGTGCCGAAAAACGCACATCCCTTTTCCAGGCTGGCATGTGCCGGACTACGCACAGGAGGCCGGCGATGGGCAAGCAGGTCACGGTACGCACGGCTGCGGAGCTCGGGATCGCCGTCGCGGAGGCTCGACGCCGGTGCGGGCTCAGCCAGGTGGAGCTGGCCGAGCAGACGGGCATCGCCCGCACCTATCTGGCGCGGATGGAGACCGGGCTGACCGTGGTCCTGCTCGACCGGGTGCTGCTGGTCCTGCGCCGGCTCGGCGCGCAGATGGTAGTGACCTTGCCCGATCCGGACCAGACCCCGTCGGCGGCATCGTCGGCTGCCGCGCAGTCGCCCTGATGGTTCGGGTGCGGCAGCTCGAGGTGTGGCTTCACGACCAGCACGTGGCGTTTCTCAGAGCGCCGGGCATCGGCAAGATCCGCGTGCACTACACCGCTGAAGCACTCGCCAGCCACGATCTGGGGATCCCGCTGCTGTCGTGCTCGCTCCCGCTGCGCACCGCAGCCCTGGACGGGTGGGCCTTCGCCACCGGCCTGCTGCCCGAGGGGCGGCACAGGCAGGCCATGGCGGGCCTGGCCGGTGTACCGACCCACGACGTGCTCGGCATGCTTGCGCGCTTCGGGCGGGACGTGGCCGGCGCGCTGGTCGTCTCGGAGGTTCCGGCGCCGGCCAGTGACCCCATCGTCGAGCCGTACGGCACCGCCGGCCTCGAACAGGCAGTCGGGGAACTCGGCGACCATCCGCTGGGGCTGTTCGACGACTCCGAACTTTCCGTGGCCGGGCTGCAGGACAAGATGCTGCTGGTTGCGCTTCCGGGCGGCGGCTGGGGACGGCCGGTGCACGGCTGGCCATCCACCCACATACTCAAGCTCGACGACCGGCTGCGCCCAGGACTCGTGCGCGCCGAGCACGCCTGCCTCGAGCTCGCCCGGGCCGCAGGACTGCCCGCTGCGGCTTCTGAGTTCGTGACGATCGGCGAGGCCGAATGCCTCATCGTGACACGCTTCGACCGTCTCGAGCTGCCGGCCGGTGTGGATCCGATTGCGCTCGCACCCGCCGTACGCGTGCACCAGGAAGATGCCTGTCAGGCGACAGGAACCGACCCGGACGGGGCCAGGGGCCGAGCCAAGTACGAGCAGCACGGCGGACCCACCCTGAAGACCATCGCCGGGCTTCTCGATGCCTGGGGTGGGAACGAGCAGATGTGGGCTCTGCTCGACCAGGTCGTCCTCACAGTGGTGATCGGCAACGCTGACGCACACGCGAAGAACATCGCCCTGCTGCACCGCGCCCCTGGCCAGGTGGAGCTCTCGCCGGCGTACGACACCGTTCCGACGGTGCTGTGGCCGAGAATCGGCACCCGTGCCGCTCTGAGCATCGGCGGCTGCGTGGACCTGCCCGCGGTCACCGTGGACGACCTCGTCGGCGAGGCGTCGCGGTGGGGGCTGAGCGCGACGACGGCTCGAGCGCGCGTCCGGAGGGTGCTGGACGCTCTTCGAACGGCCGGAACCGTCCTGGGCGACGAGATTGACAGCGCAGTGCTCGCAGCCGCCACAGCAAGGGTCGATGCTCTGATCGGACGCTGAAACAGTTGTGAAGCCGGGGCTTCTCACGGTCATCGCGGGAAGGGAGGGAATGTCCTCGTCGAGGGCTGGACCGGGGACCGGATCGACTGCTACCGGGTCGATCTCTATCGGGTCGATCTCTACCAGGTCGCCTGCTCCCGGAGCGTCAGCAGGTCGGCGAGGTCGGCGCCGGTGAGCGTCTCGCGCTCCAGCAGTGCGGCGGCGAGGGCGTCCAGCTGCGGGCGGGCGT belongs to Mycobacteriales bacterium and includes:
- a CDS encoding type II toxin-antitoxin system RelE/ParE family toxin, producing the protein MTYLVTLSPMATRQLRTLDAAARRRIQAALELLAEQPRPPSATQLVGGAGEWRVRTGDYRIVYEIEDDQLLVLVLRLGHRREVYQSR
- a CDS encoding type II toxin-antitoxin system Phd/YefM family antitoxin → MNSSVPDLAVSDARQQLAAIIDRARAEHAPVYLARRGKRVAAVIDAEDLERLLELAEDMADIRAAEAARAEMRATGESPIPWEQVKADLGLA
- a CDS encoding type II toxin-antitoxin system HicB family antitoxin; the protein is MTETQNPIDARHYTYRVTWSAEDGEYLATCLEFPSLSWLDSSRAEAMDGLECLITEVVEDMHNNGEKAPVPLAERKFSGTFNVRIGEHLHRNLAMHAAEESMSLNQYVVKKLASA
- a CDS encoding HipA domain-containing protein, with translation MVRVRQLEVWLHDQHVAFLRAPGIGKIRVHYTAEALASHDLGIPLLSCSLPLRTAALDGWAFATGLLPEGRHRQAMAGLAGVPTHDVLGMLARFGRDVAGALVVSEVPAPASDPIVEPYGTAGLEQAVGELGDHPLGLFDDSELSVAGLQDKMLLVALPGGGWGRPVHGWPSTHILKLDDRLRPGLVRAEHACLELARAAGLPAAASEFVTIGEAECLIVTRFDRLELPAGVDPIALAPAVRVHQEDACQATGTDPDGARGRAKYEQHGGPTLKTIAGLLDAWGGNEQMWALLDQVVLTVVIGNADAHAKNIALLHRAPGQVELSPAYDTVPTVLWPRIGTRAALSIGGCVDLPAVTVDDLVGEASRWGLSATTARARVRRVLDALRTAGTVLGDEIDSAVLAAATARVDALIGR
- a CDS encoding HAMP domain-containing sensor histidine kinase yields the protein MAERGGAPAGGAADRELELRLLAATVDELEAALAHTVAVHRAHRQFLADAAHQLRTPLAAVQACAEALLRGAAGQEELSDSLLQEASRLTRLEADLRTLSRLGAGTVLRPAEIDLVALCREEINRLWSLAPQLDVVLRAPALSWNVVADDSAVREIVANLLDNARRHAHARIDVAIQPGRACVDVRVADDGPGVPEGMQDRIFERFVSLDGEGGSGLGLPIGRDLAHVLGGKLVHRDGAFVLCLPVSVENI
- a CDS encoding helix-turn-helix transcriptional regulator; amino-acid sequence: MGKQVTVRTAAELGIAVAEARRRCGLSQVELAEQTGIARTYLARMETGLTVVLLDRVLLVLRRLGAQMVVTLPDPDQTPSAASSAAAQSP